From Cellulomonas fimi ATCC 484, a single genomic window includes:
- a CDS encoding ABC transporter permease has product MRAAAAGRGLLWGLAVAVPLAFLGVFFAWPVVIMVARGFVVDGALDLSGFADVFSRPRTWRIVGLTLAQAGTATLVSVVLGVPGAYVLHRRTFPGRAAVRALVTVPFVLPTVVVGVAFRSLLVDGGPLGFLRLDGTFTAIVAALVFFNYAVVVRSVGGLWERLDPRAEQAARALGATPWRAFRTVTLPALTPAIASAASLVFLFSATAFGTVLVLGGLRFGTVETEIWVQTTQFLDLRAAAVLSVVQLVVVAAALLVAGRTRSRRERALTLSEPVATVRPLALRRPHGTPPGDGHALALGAAALTAGVVVLLALPLVNLVARSLRTPDGWGLDHYAALAAPADTLGVTPLEAAVTSVRVAVDATLIALVVGGLVALVVSRRPRRAVGRRAVAGLDALFMLPLGVSAVTVGFGFLLSLHQPFGLDVDLRTSPVLVPVAQAVVAVPLVVRTVLPVLRAVDPRLREAAATLGAAPGRVLATVDLPLAVRSLGLAVGFAFAASLGEFGATSFLVRPDRPTLPVVVFRLIGRPGEASYGTALAASVLLAVLTAGIVAACERLRAGSPGGDW; this is encoded by the coding sequence GTGCGGGCGGCGGCCGCCGGCCGGGGGCTGCTGTGGGGCCTCGCGGTCGCGGTGCCGCTCGCGTTCCTCGGGGTGTTCTTCGCGTGGCCCGTCGTCATCATGGTCGCGCGCGGGTTCGTCGTCGACGGCGCGCTCGACCTGTCCGGGTTCGCCGACGTGTTCTCCCGCCCCCGGACCTGGCGGATCGTCGGCCTGACCCTCGCGCAGGCCGGCACCGCGACGCTCGTGTCCGTCGTGCTCGGCGTGCCCGGGGCGTACGTGCTGCACCGCCGCACGTTCCCCGGCCGGGCCGCGGTGCGCGCGCTCGTGACGGTGCCGTTCGTCCTGCCGACCGTCGTCGTCGGCGTCGCGTTCCGGTCGCTGCTCGTCGACGGCGGGCCGCTCGGGTTCCTGCGCCTCGACGGGACGTTCACCGCGATCGTGGCCGCGCTCGTGTTCTTCAACTACGCCGTCGTCGTGCGGTCCGTCGGCGGGCTGTGGGAGCGCCTCGACCCGCGCGCCGAGCAGGCCGCCCGCGCGCTCGGGGCCACGCCGTGGCGCGCGTTCCGGACCGTCACGCTGCCCGCCCTCACGCCCGCGATCGCGTCGGCCGCGTCGCTCGTGTTCCTCTTCAGCGCGACCGCGTTCGGCACCGTCCTCGTGCTCGGCGGCCTGCGCTTCGGCACCGTCGAGACCGAGATCTGGGTGCAGACCACGCAGTTCCTCGACCTGCGCGCCGCGGCCGTGCTGTCCGTCGTGCAGCTCGTCGTCGTCGCCGCCGCGCTGCTCGTCGCCGGGCGCACCCGGTCCCGCCGCGAGCGCGCCCTCACGCTGTCCGAGCCGGTCGCGACCGTCCGGCCGCTCGCCCTGCGGCGCCCCCACGGCACCCCGCCCGGCGACGGGCACGCCCTCGCGCTCGGGGCGGCCGCCCTCACCGCGGGCGTCGTCGTGCTGCTCGCGCTGCCCCTCGTCAACCTCGTCGCGCGCTCGCTGCGCACGCCCGACGGCTGGGGGCTCGACCACTACGCCGCGCTCGCCGCGCCTGCCGACACCCTCGGCGTCACCCCGCTCGAGGCCGCGGTCACGTCCGTCCGGGTGGCCGTCGACGCCACGCTCATCGCGCTCGTCGTCGGCGGGCTCGTCGCGCTCGTCGTCTCGCGCCGCCCACGTCGCGCCGTCGGCCGCCGGGCCGTCGCCGGGCTCGACGCGCTGTTCATGCTGCCGCTCGGCGTCTCGGCCGTGACCGTCGGGTTCGGGTTCCTGCTGTCGCTGCACCAGCCGTTCGGGCTCGACGTCGACCTGCGCACCTCGCCCGTGCTCGTGCCGGTCGCGCAGGCCGTCGTCGCCGTCCCGCTCGTGGTGCGGACCGTCCTGCCCGTGCTGCGCGCCGTCGACCCGCGCCTGCGCGAGGCCGCCGCGACCCTGGGCGCCGCGCCCGGCCGTGTCCTCGCGACCGTCGACCTGCCGCTGGCCGTGCGGTCCCTCGGCCTCGCCGTCGGGTTCGCGTTCGCCGCGTCGCTCGGCGAGTTCGGCGCCACGTCGTTCCTCGTCCGCCCCGACCGGCCCACGCTGCCGGTCGTGGTGTTCCGGCTCATCGGCCGGCCGGGCGAGGCCAGCTACGGCACGGCGCTCGCCGCGTCCGTGCTGCTCGCGGTGCTCACCGCGGGCATCGTCGCCGCCTGCGAACGGCTGCGGGCGGGCAGCCCCGGAGGTGACTGGTGA
- a CDS encoding ABC transporter ATP-binding protein — translation MSGLEVHDVVVRYAAGRRGSTTAVDGVTLHVERGEVVALLGPSGCGKSSLLRAVAGLEPLAGGLVAFDGRSVDGLPVHRRGFGLMFQDGQLFPHRDVAGNVAYGLAGSERGPERTARVDALLELVGLAGYGPRPVTTLSGGERQRVALARALAPQPRLLLLDEPLSALDRALRERLAVDLRAALVATGTTAVLVTHDQDEAFAVADRVAVMDRGRLLQVGTPADLWQRPASRRVAAFLGYEAFVPVDAAAAAPLLRAIDGRALTGGVLALAEGAFVVVDRGAAGTVAQDQGTKGAVVAVTSRRGRSEVQVDVDGIGVVTALGPVGVRLDPGSVVALAVDPDAVAVLPLDEPPAPPT, via the coding sequence GTGAGCGGCCTCGAGGTCCACGACGTCGTCGTGCGGTACGCCGCCGGACGACGAGGTTCGACGACCGCGGTCGACGGAGTCACGCTGCACGTCGAGCGGGGCGAGGTCGTCGCGCTGCTCGGACCGTCCGGGTGCGGCAAGTCGTCGCTGCTGCGGGCCGTCGCCGGGCTCGAGCCGCTCGCGGGCGGGTTGGTCGCGTTCGACGGCCGGTCCGTCGACGGGTTGCCCGTCCACCGGCGTGGGTTCGGCCTGATGTTCCAGGACGGCCAGCTCTTCCCGCACCGCGACGTCGCGGGGAACGTCGCCTACGGGCTCGCCGGCTCGGAGCGAGGGCCCGAGCGCACCGCCCGGGTCGACGCGCTGCTCGAGCTCGTCGGCCTCGCCGGCTACGGGCCCCGCCCCGTGACGACCCTGTCCGGCGGCGAGCGGCAGCGTGTCGCACTCGCGCGCGCCCTCGCCCCGCAGCCGCGGCTGCTGCTCCTCGACGAGCCGCTGTCCGCCCTCGACCGTGCGCTGCGCGAACGCCTCGCCGTCGACCTGCGCGCCGCCCTCGTCGCCACCGGCACCACCGCCGTCCTCGTCACGCACGACCAGGACGAGGCCTTCGCCGTCGCCGACCGCGTCGCCGTCATGGACCGCGGGCGGCTCCTCCAGGTCGGCACCCCCGCCGACCTGTGGCAGCGGCCCGCGAGCCGGCGCGTCGCCGCGTTCCTCGGCTACGAGGCGTTCGTGCCCGTCGACGCCGCCGCCGCCGCACCGCTCCTGCGCGCGATCGACGGCCGCGCGCTCACGGGCGGCGTGCTCGCACTGGCGGAGGGGGCGTTCGTCGTCGTCGACCGGGGGGCGGCCGGCACGGTCGCGCAGGACCAGGGGACCAAGGGCGCGGTCGTCGCGGTCACGTCGCGGCGCGGGCGGTCCGAGGTGCAGGTCGACGTCGACGGGATCGGTGTCGTCACCGCGCTCGGTCCCGTGGGCGTGCGCCTCGACCCGGGCAGCGTCGTCGCGCTCGCCGTCGACCCCGACGCCGTCGCCGTCCTGCCCCTCGACGAGCCCCCCGCACCGCCCACCTGA
- a CDS encoding GNAT family N-acetyltransferase, which translates to MPSWSSHEVPVPSSVDAADAGPLLALTAVSNDVVAHEWGSRDYDRTPQEVLGSLRDQTYVRKVRQLVTSDDDGTPMAYLAMNLPLQDNTHTGLVEIGVLPQFRRQGIGAALHDEALRIARAAGRRALTASTDQREEPAQGPATLVPSTGTGRVSADAPATRFATARGWQLEQVARRSVLQVPVDDGALAEHRAAAQAAAGDEYRVVHWGSHAPDEWVDEYARLNTRMSTDVPLGGLDFEEDVWDATRIRTTEAQFVDRGIELVVAAAEHVPTHTLAAYTTLMLPPENEEFVHQEDTLVVKEHRGRRLGMLVKAANLQRLAEVRPQARRVATWNAEENSYMLRINIDLGFRPSGGAGEWQLRLDA; encoded by the coding sequence ATGCCCAGCTGGTCGTCCCACGAGGTCCCCGTCCCGTCGTCCGTCGACGCCGCCGACGCGGGACCGCTGCTCGCCCTCACCGCCGTGTCCAACGACGTCGTCGCGCACGAGTGGGGCTCGCGCGACTACGACCGCACGCCGCAGGAGGTCCTCGGCTCGCTGCGCGACCAGACGTACGTGCGCAAGGTCCGGCAGCTCGTCACGAGCGACGACGACGGCACGCCGATGGCCTACCTCGCGATGAACCTGCCGCTCCAGGACAACACGCACACCGGCCTCGTGGAGATCGGGGTCCTCCCGCAGTTCCGACGCCAGGGCATCGGCGCGGCGCTGCACGACGAGGCGCTGCGGATCGCGCGCGCAGCCGGCCGCCGGGCGCTCACGGCGAGCACCGACCAGCGCGAGGAGCCGGCGCAGGGGCCCGCGACGCTCGTGCCGTCCACGGGCACGGGCCGGGTGTCGGCCGACGCCCCGGCGACGCGGTTCGCGACGGCCCGCGGCTGGCAGCTCGAGCAGGTGGCCCGCCGCTCCGTGCTTCAGGTGCCGGTCGACGACGGCGCGCTGGCCGAGCACCGGGCGGCGGCGCAGGCGGCCGCGGGTGACGAGTACCGCGTCGTGCACTGGGGCTCGCACGCGCCGGACGAGTGGGTCGACGAGTACGCGCGGCTGAACACGCGCATGAGCACCGACGTGCCGCTCGGCGGCCTCGACTTCGAGGAGGACGTCTGGGACGCGACCCGGATCCGCACGACGGAGGCGCAGTTCGTCGACCGCGGCATCGAGCTCGTCGTCGCCGCCGCGGAGCACGTCCCGACGCACACGCTCGCGGCGTACACGACCCTGATGCTCCCGCCGGAGAACGAGGAGTTCGTGCACCAGGAGGACACGCTCGTGGTCAAGGAGCACCGCGGTCGACGCCTCGGCATGCTGGTCAAGGCGGCGAACCTGCAGCGGCTCGCGGAGGTCCGCCCGCAGGCGCGGCGCGTCGCGACGTGGAACGCGGAGGAGAACTCCTACATGCTGCGCATCAACATCGACCTGGGCTTCCGCCCCTCCGGCGGTGCGGGCGAGTGGCAGCTCCGTCTGGACGCCTGA
- a CDS encoding Nramp family divalent metal transporter, with product MGTDVDVDLARTPVTAARPRRRTPLLLGPAFVAAIAYVDPGNVAANLTAGARYGYLLLWVLVAANVMAVLVQYQSAKLGLVTGDSLPGVLGKRMRRGPRLAYWAQAELVAAATDIAEVVGGAIALQLLFGIPLPLGGLIVGVVSLLLLATQNVWGQRRFEAVVVALLAVITVGFLVGLLVSPPDGRGVLSGLVPRFDGTDSVLLAASMLGATVMPHAIYVHSALVRDRHGQAPAGEHRVHLLRATRWDVGGALVVAGLVNIGLLLLAASGLRGVGGTDSIEGAHAAIVSALGPGIGIAFAVGLLASGLASTSVGAYAGATIMEGLVRRSVPLLVRRVVTLVPAIVLLAAGADPTWTLVLSQVVLSFGIPFAVIPLVRLTRDRRLMGADRNGPWLHAALVLVVALVVALNLTLLTLLLTT from the coding sequence GTGGGCACCGACGTCGACGTGGACCTCGCGCGCACCCCGGTCACCGCTGCCCGCCCGCGCCGCCGCACGCCGCTGCTGCTCGGGCCAGCGTTCGTCGCCGCGATCGCCTACGTCGACCCCGGGAACGTCGCCGCCAACCTCACCGCCGGTGCCCGCTACGGCTACCTGCTGCTGTGGGTGCTCGTCGCCGCCAACGTCATGGCCGTGCTCGTGCAGTACCAGTCCGCGAAGCTCGGGCTCGTCACCGGCGACTCCCTCCCCGGCGTGCTCGGCAAGCGCATGCGCCGCGGACCGCGGCTCGCGTACTGGGCGCAGGCCGAGCTCGTCGCCGCCGCGACCGACATCGCCGAGGTCGTCGGCGGTGCGATCGCGCTGCAGCTCCTGTTCGGGATCCCGCTGCCGCTCGGCGGCCTGATCGTCGGCGTCGTGTCCCTCCTGCTGCTCGCGACCCAGAACGTGTGGGGCCAGCGGCGGTTCGAGGCCGTCGTCGTCGCACTGCTCGCGGTCATCACCGTCGGGTTCCTCGTCGGGCTCCTCGTCAGCCCGCCCGACGGCCGCGGCGTCCTGTCCGGGCTCGTCCCGCGGTTCGACGGCACCGACTCCGTGCTGCTCGCCGCGTCCATGCTCGGTGCGACCGTCATGCCGCACGCCATCTACGTGCACTCCGCGCTCGTCCGGGACCGGCACGGCCAGGCGCCCGCCGGCGAGCACCGCGTCCACCTGCTGCGCGCGACCCGGTGGGACGTCGGCGGGGCGCTCGTCGTCGCCGGGCTCGTCAACATCGGCCTGCTGCTCCTCGCCGCGTCGGGCCTGCGCGGCGTGGGCGGCACCGACTCGATCGAGGGTGCGCACGCCGCGATCGTCAGCGCGCTCGGCCCCGGCATCGGCATCGCGTTCGCGGTCGGGCTGCTCGCGTCCGGGCTTGCGTCCACCTCCGTCGGCGCCTACGCCGGGGCCACGATCATGGAGGGCCTGGTCCGGCGCAGCGTGCCGCTGCTCGTGCGGCGCGTCGTGACCCTCGTCCCTGCGATCGTGCTGCTCGCGGCCGGCGCCGACCCGACGTGGACCCTCGTCCTCAGCCAGGTGGTCCTGAGCTTCGGGATCCCCTTCGCCGTGATCCCGCTGGTCCGCCTGACCCGCGACCGCCGCCTCATGGGCGCCGACCGCAACGGCCCGTGGCTGCACGCGGCCCTCGTCCTGGTGGTCGCCCTGGTCGTGGCCCTCAACCTCACCCTCCTCACCCTCCTCCTCACCACCTGA
- a CDS encoding RNA polymerase sigma factor → MTAEQAAADAVAEAWHAHWSRLIALLIGQYARPDLAEDAVSDAFEAAARHWPVDGVPSSTGAWLLTAARRRVLDRLRSEAVQRRKAPLMVVDDEMREAASAAVDPGAHVADEQLRLVFACCHPAIAPDDRVALTLRFVVGLSTAEIARLLLVQESAMAARLTRAKKRLAASGIPFAVPATDRLDERLDVVATVVYLAFTSGYQPGAGDVPLRVDLGDEAIRLLRVLDDLLPGRAVVRALLALLLLQHSRRDTRLDADGALVLLPDQDRSRWHHNEITDALALLSTLTPEVVGDSRPAGYPPLSRQAREYVLQALVAAEHATAPSSDATRWDVVAARYTELERLTGSPVVRLARAVAVAEAEGPDAGLRLLEGLDDALPRHHRVPAVRAELLTRAGRPAAAAAAYRHALTLVTNPTERAHLQSRLTTLPTPD, encoded by the coding sequence ATGACCGCCGAGCAGGCGGCCGCCGACGCGGTCGCGGAGGCCTGGCACGCGCACTGGTCGCGCCTCATCGCGCTGCTCATCGGCCAGTACGCGCGCCCCGACCTGGCCGAGGACGCCGTGTCCGACGCGTTCGAGGCGGCCGCCCGGCACTGGCCCGTCGACGGCGTGCCGTCGAGCACGGGCGCGTGGCTCCTGACCGCGGCCCGTCGGCGCGTCCTCGACCGCCTGCGCTCCGAGGCGGTGCAGCGCCGCAAGGCGCCGCTCATGGTCGTCGACGACGAGATGCGCGAGGCCGCCTCGGCAGCCGTCGACCCGGGCGCGCACGTCGCCGACGAGCAGCTCCGGCTCGTCTTCGCGTGCTGCCACCCCGCGATCGCCCCCGACGACCGCGTCGCCCTCACGCTGCGGTTCGTGGTCGGGCTCTCGACCGCGGAGATCGCGCGCCTGCTGCTCGTGCAGGAGTCGGCGATGGCGGCCCGGCTCACGCGCGCCAAGAAGCGCCTCGCCGCGTCCGGCATCCCCTTCGCGGTGCCGGCGACCGACCGGCTGGACGAGCGCCTCGACGTCGTGGCGACGGTCGTCTACCTGGCCTTCACCTCGGGCTACCAGCCGGGGGCGGGCGACGTGCCGCTGCGCGTCGACCTCGGCGACGAGGCGATCCGGCTGCTGCGCGTGCTCGACGACCTGCTGCCCGGCCGGGCCGTCGTCCGCGCCCTGCTGGCCCTCCTCCTGCTGCAGCACTCGCGCCGCGACACCCGCCTCGACGCCGACGGCGCCCTCGTGCTGCTCCCCGACCAGGACCGCTCGCGCTGGCACCACAACGAGATCACCGACGCCCTGGCGCTGCTGTCGACCCTGACGCCCGAGGTCGTGGGTGACTCCCGTCCGGCCGGCTACCCGCCGCTGTCCCGGCAGGCGCGCGAGTACGTGCTGCAGGCACTGGTGGCCGCGGAGCACGCGACCGCGCCGTCGTCGGACGCCACACGCTGGGACGTCGTCGCCGCCCGGTACACCGAGCTGGAACGCCTGACCGGCTCCCCCGTGGTCCGCCTGGCCCGAGCGGTCGCGGTCGCCGAGGCCGAGGGACCCGACGCGGGTCTGCGCCTGCTCGAGGGCCTGGACGACGCCCTCCCCCGCCACCACCGCGTCCCCGCGGTCCGCGCCGAGCTCCTGACCCGCGCCGGCCGCCCCGCCGCCGCAGCCGCCGCCTACCGCCACGCCCTCACCCTGGTGACGAACCCCACGGAACGCGCCCACCTCCAGTCCCGCCTCACCACCCTCCCGACCCCCGACTGA
- a CDS encoding YciI family protein: MTDDRSRWMVLLYEDERAWAAAGPQEQQAYLEQHDTYERRAAEHGVTILSSDALQPVASATTLRPGDGRPATEGPFAETAEQLGGFYLVEAATQGDVVAHARLLPSSYTVEVRPVAVL; encoded by the coding sequence ATGACCGACGACCGCAGCCGCTGGATGGTCCTCCTCTACGAGGACGAGCGGGCGTGGGCCGCCGCCGGCCCCCAGGAGCAGCAGGCCTACCTCGAGCAGCACGACACCTACGAGCGACGGGCCGCCGAGCACGGCGTCACGATCCTCTCCAGCGACGCCCTGCAGCCCGTGGCCAGCGCGACCACCCTGCGACCGGGCGACGGCCGGCCCGCGACCGAGGGACCGTTCGCCGAGACCGCCGAGCAGCTCGGCGGGTTCTACCTCGTCGAGGCGGCCACGCAGGGGGACGTCGTCGCCCACGCGCGGCTCCTGCCGTCGTCGTACACCGTCGAGGTCCGCCCCGTCGCCGTCCTCTGA
- a CDS encoding cellulose binding domain-containing protein: MRARRAAAGLLAAATTATGGVAAAASAQAAVGCRVTYAVTNQWGTGFGGDVRVENLGDALAGWTLTWTFGAGQTVTQAWNGVATQSGAAVSVRDAGYNAQVASGGTVSFGFNGTWNGSSNPAPTSFALNGTTCTGATTPSPTTTPTSTPTTTPTPTPTSTTPPAGAWQAEDLDRGLVSVRSGTANLVQWRLLGTEAASTGFHVYRGGTRITTTPVTGSTNYLDAGAAANASYTVRAVVGGVEQAASAPSLAFVNGYLDVPISKPGSQYAANDGSVGDLDGDGDLEIVLKWDPANAKDNSQSGVTDNVVVDAYRLDGTRLWRIDLGRNIRAGAHYTQFQVYDYDGDGKAEVVMKTADGTRSGTGQVIGDASADHRNSSGYVLSGPEYLTVFHGQTGAIAATTEYLPPRGTVSSWGDSYGNRVDRFLAGTAYLDGVRPSIVMARGYYTRAVVVAWDYRDGKLTRRWTFDSNASGNGTYAGQGNHSVSVADVDGDGRQEILYGAAAIDDDGTGLWNNRTGHGDAGHVGDLVPGRPGLEYYKVTESTSQPDSWMADARTGQILWSTPSGSDNGRGVSGDVWAGSPGAESWSSSDSQLRSTSGTGVARKPSSTNFLSWWDGDTVRELLDGTRIDKYGTGGDTRLLTGSDVHSNNGTKATPVLSGDILGDWREEVVWATSDDTALRVYATPIVTDTRVWTLLHDQQYRVAIAWQNTAYNQPPHPSFFLGSPFTSPAQPSVYLR, encoded by the coding sequence ATGAGAGCACGACGAGCGGCCGCGGGACTTCTCGCCGCCGCGACGACGGCGACCGGAGGCGTCGCCGCCGCCGCCTCGGCCCAGGCGGCCGTCGGCTGCCGGGTGACGTACGCCGTGACCAACCAGTGGGGGACCGGGTTCGGCGGCGACGTGCGCGTCGAGAACCTCGGGGACGCGCTCGCGGGCTGGACCCTGACCTGGACGTTCGGCGCGGGTCAGACGGTGACGCAGGCCTGGAACGGCGTCGCCACGCAGTCCGGCGCGGCGGTCTCGGTCCGGGACGCCGGCTACAACGCGCAGGTCGCGTCCGGCGGCACGGTGTCGTTCGGGTTCAACGGGACGTGGAACGGCTCGTCCAACCCGGCGCCGACGTCGTTCGCGCTCAACGGCACCACCTGCACCGGCGCGACGACGCCGTCGCCGACGACGACCCCGACCTCCACCCCCACCACCACGCCGACACCCACCCCGACCAGCACGACCCCACCGGCCGGCGCGTGGCAGGCGGAGGACCTCGACCGCGGTCTGGTCAGCGTGCGCAGCGGCACCGCCAACCTCGTCCAGTGGCGCCTGCTCGGCACGGAGGCGGCGTCGACCGGGTTCCACGTCTACCGCGGCGGGACCCGCATCACGACGACGCCGGTCACGGGCTCGACCAACTACCTCGACGCGGGCGCGGCGGCCAACGCGTCGTACACGGTCCGGGCGGTCGTCGGCGGGGTCGAGCAGGCGGCGTCGGCGCCGTCGCTCGCGTTCGTCAACGGCTACCTCGACGTGCCGATCTCCAAGCCGGGAAGCCAGTACGCCGCCAACGACGGCAGCGTCGGCGACCTCGACGGGGACGGTGACCTCGAGATCGTCCTCAAGTGGGACCCGGCGAACGCGAAGGACAACTCGCAGTCGGGCGTCACGGACAACGTCGTCGTCGACGCGTACCGGCTCGACGGCACGCGCCTGTGGCGCATCGACCTGGGCCGCAACATCCGCGCGGGCGCGCACTACACGCAGTTCCAGGTCTACGACTACGACGGCGACGGCAAGGCCGAGGTCGTGATGAAGACCGCCGACGGCACCCGCTCCGGAACGGGCCAGGTGATCGGCGACGCGAGCGCCGACCACCGGAACTCGTCCGGCTACGTGCTGTCCGGGCCGGAGTACCTGACGGTGTTCCACGGTCAGACGGGCGCGATCGCCGCGACGACGGAGTACCTGCCGCCGCGCGGGACGGTGTCGAGCTGGGGTGACTCGTACGGCAACAGGGTCGACCGGTTCCTCGCCGGGACGGCGTACCTGGACGGGGTCCGCCCGTCGATCGTCATGGCGCGCGGGTACTACACGCGGGCCGTCGTCGTCGCGTGGGACTACCGCGACGGGAAGCTCACGCGGCGGTGGACGTTCGACTCGAACGCGTCGGGCAACGGCACGTACGCGGGGCAGGGCAACCACTCCGTGTCCGTGGCGGACGTGGACGGCGACGGGCGGCAGGAGATCCTGTACGGCGCCGCGGCGATCGACGACGACGGCACGGGGCTGTGGAACAACCGGACGGGCCACGGCGACGCGGGCCACGTGGGCGACCTGGTCCCGGGCCGGCCGGGGCTGGAGTACTACAAGGTCACGGAGTCGACGAGCCAGCCGGACTCCTGGATGGCGGACGCCCGCACGGGCCAGATCCTGTGGAGCACGCCGTCGGGGTCGGACAACGGCCGCGGGGTCTCGGGGGACGTCTGGGCCGGGAGCCCGGGCGCGGAGTCGTGGTCGTCGTCGGACTCGCAGCTGCGCAGCACCTCCGGGACCGGTGTGGCGCGCAAGCCCTCGTCGACGAACTTCCTGTCGTGGTGGGACGGCGACACGGTGCGCGAGCTGCTCGACGGCACGCGCATCGACAAGTACGGCACGGGCGGCGACACACGCCTGCTGACGGGCTCGGACGTGCACAGCAACAACGGCACCAAGGCGACGCCCGTCCTGTCCGGCGACATCCTCGGCGACTGGCGCGAGGAGGTGGTCTGGGCGACGTCCGACGACACCGCGCTGCGCGTCTATGCGACGCCGATCGTCACGGACACGCGCGTCTGGACCCTGCTGCACGACCAGCAGTACCGCGTCGCGATCGCGTGGCAGAACACGGCGTACAACCAGCCGCCGCACCCGTCGTTCTTCCTCGGCTCGCCGTTCACGTCGCCGGCGCAGCCGAGCGTGTACCTGCGCTGA